The following proteins are co-located in the Imtechella halotolerans genome:
- a CDS encoding OmpA family protein, producing the protein MKIYSTIIILILSMLPVFGQEQLSNREKADAYFESYQYARAVMLYQKLVDTKTPQLHDMERLAYSFYQINEYELSSNWYSRVVNHPESEPENLRFYAASLKQISSYEEAKSILQQYAEKTGRYEEVALEIQGCNAAIAWMANPQPFNIKNEKEVNTGFSEFAAFPIGNHVYYTGEVSKGSKTPHLSWTGKSFLKVYKADHNVEGLQNSVILEEFNEDKKYHVGPVSSDKAGKEFFVTRTYAGKDGERVKEGKKRFHTNRLELFIYTKSDQGWESISFAYNNVKEYSIGHAVLSPDEQLLYFASDMPGGKGGTDIWFSEKQSDGSWGIPRNAGNAINSIHDEMFPSLAPDGTLYYASDGFIGMGGLDIFKSKGQKENWTQPENLKYPMNSGGDDFAFVINKEQENQISGFFTSNRSGGAGNDDIYAFNYTKPKIVVLLEGITFNGEGNTIPLSEVNLSLFDENRTLLAKKQSVTNGMFEFEIEPNVSYKVLAQKGGFYSDSVSISTNNSIKSDTLRVNLHLIPLFEVGKKFVLEDIHYDFDKHNIRSDAALILNELVRIMRDNPTLTIELSSHTDSRGSDNYNRVLSERRAKSAVDYLVSRGIERDRMEAKGYGETQLLNECDNNVPCSKDAHQKNRRTEVKVLSF; encoded by the coding sequence ATGAAAATATACAGTACGATCATTATATTAATTCTAAGTATGCTGCCAGTTTTTGGTCAGGAGCAACTGAGTAATCGAGAGAAGGCTGATGCTTATTTTGAGAGTTATCAGTATGCAAGAGCGGTTATGTTATATCAAAAGTTGGTTGACACGAAGACGCCCCAATTACATGATATGGAGCGTTTAGCATATAGTTTTTACCAGATTAATGAATATGAGTTGTCATCCAATTGGTATTCTAGAGTTGTTAATCACCCTGAAAGTGAGCCAGAAAATTTACGTTTTTATGCCGCTTCTTTAAAACAAATATCTAGTTATGAAGAGGCAAAGAGTATATTACAGCAATATGCTGAAAAAACAGGTAGATATGAAGAGGTAGCACTTGAAATACAAGGATGTAATGCTGCTATAGCATGGATGGCTAATCCGCAACCTTTTAATATAAAGAATGAAAAGGAGGTTAATACCGGATTTTCCGAATTTGCGGCCTTTCCAATAGGTAACCATGTGTATTACACAGGAGAAGTCTCTAAAGGGAGTAAAACTCCACATCTAAGTTGGACTGGTAAATCTTTTTTAAAGGTTTATAAAGCAGATCATAATGTAGAAGGGCTTCAAAATTCGGTTATACTGGAAGAATTTAATGAGGATAAAAAATATCATGTGGGACCAGTAAGTAGCGATAAGGCTGGAAAAGAATTTTTTGTAACACGTACTTATGCAGGTAAGGATGGTGAAAGGGTAAAGGAAGGGAAGAAAAGATTCCATACAAATCGTTTGGAGTTGTTTATATACACCAAGTCGGATCAAGGTTGGGAATCCATATCCTTTGCTTACAATAATGTAAAGGAGTATTCAATTGGGCATGCTGTATTAAGTCCTGATGAGCAATTGTTGTATTTCGCTTCTGATATGCCAGGTGGTAAAGGAGGGACTGACATTTGGTTCAGTGAAAAACAGTCTGATGGAAGCTGGGGGATACCACGTAATGCTGGGAATGCTATTAATAGTATACACGATGAAATGTTTCCATCACTAGCTCCAGATGGAACCTTATACTACGCTAGTGACGGTTTTATTGGAATGGGTGGTCTGGATATTTTTAAATCAAAAGGTCAAAAGGAGAATTGGACTCAACCTGAAAATCTGAAGTATCCTATGAATAGTGGTGGAGATGACTTTGCATTTGTTATAAATAAGGAACAAGAAAATCAAATTTCGGGATTTTTTACTTCGAATCGAAGTGGAGGGGCCGGCAATGATGATATTTATGCCTTTAATTATACCAAGCCAAAAATAGTTGTTCTATTAGAGGGAATTACCTTTAATGGAGAAGGAAATACAATCCCATTAAGTGAAGTTAACCTTAGCCTTTTTGATGAAAATAGAACTCTATTGGCAAAGAAACAAAGTGTAACCAATGGAATGTTTGAATTTGAAATAGAGCCCAATGTGTCCTATAAGGTTTTAGCTCAAAAGGGAGGATTCTATTCAGATTCTGTTTCGATTAGTACAAATAATAGTATCAAATCAGATACTCTGCGTGTCAATTTGCATCTAATTCCATTATTTGAAGTGGGGAAAAAGTTTGTATTGGAAGATATTCACTATGATTTTGATAAACACAATATTCGTAGCGATGCGGCATTAATTTTAAACGAGCTTGTGAGAATTATGCGTGATAATCCAACTTTGACCATAGAACTTTCATCACATACTGATAGTAGGGGTAGTGATAATTATAATAGGGTACTATCTGAAAGAAGAGCTAAGTCTGCAGTGGATTATTTAGTTTCCAGAGGAATTGAGCGTGATCGTATGGAGGCTAAAGGTTATGGTGAGACCCAATTGCTGAATGAATGCGATAATAATGTTCCATGTTCAAAAGATGCTCATCAAAAAAATAGAAGAACTGAAGTAAAGGTTTTATCTTTTTAG
- a CDS encoding DUF1801 domain-containing protein, translated as MAVLKTTQTDADVNEFINTFAQTDQRRNDSLELIRIMTSVSGYPPKMWGASIVGFGSYYYKSERSRQEGNWMLIGFSPRKAAISLYVYSGCEGQEDLLADLGKYSMGKACIYIKKLADINPEVLCKLMQSTITFLQSKYS; from the coding sequence ATGGCTGTTCTCAAAACTACTCAAACAGATGCTGATGTCAATGAATTTATCAATACGTTTGCCCAAACTGATCAGAGACGCAATGATAGTCTTGAACTCATTAGAATCATGACATCCGTCTCTGGATATCCGCCTAAAATGTGGGGAGCTTCTATTGTAGGATTTGGGAGTTATTATTATAAATCTGAACGAAGTAGGCAAGAAGGAAATTGGATGCTCATTGGATTTTCTCCTAGAAAGGCGGCTATTTCACTTTATGTGTATTCAGGTTGTGAAGGTCAAGAAGATTTGCTTGCAGATTTGGGAAAATACTCCATGGGTAAAGCCTGTATTTATATTAAAAAATTAGCAGATATTAATCCTGAGGTCCTTTGTAAACTAATGCAGTCAACAATTACTTTCTTACAATCTAAATATTCTTAA
- a CDS encoding VOC family protein has protein sequence MNTSVICWFEIYTEDIERAKKFYSSVLGVEFYHMPAIDDDVIMAAFSSPENMQDVSGALVQVKGASVNTKSCPSTIVYFPCINCSEEEGRVEKAGGKIVTSKMSIGEHGFCSICIDSEGNTFGLHSME, from the coding sequence ATGAATACTAGTGTGATATGTTGGTTTGAAATCTATACTGAAGATATAGAAAGAGCTAAGAAATTTTATTCTTCTGTATTAGGGGTAGAGTTTTATCATATGCCAGCAATAGATGATGATGTAATAATGGCTGCTTTTTCTTCGCCTGAAAATATGCAAGACGTCAGTGGTGCTTTAGTACAGGTAAAAGGTGCTAGTGTAAATACAAAATCATGTCCTAGTACTATTGTATATTTTCCGTGTATTAATTGTAGTGAAGAAGAAGGTCGAGTTGAAAAGGCGGGTGGAAAAATTGTAACGTCGAAAATGAGTATCGGTGAACATGGTTTTTGCAGTATTTGTATCGATTCAGAAGGCAATACGTTTGGGCTTCACTCCATGGAGTAG
- a CDS encoding aminotransferase-like domain-containing protein: MLPFEHIVILDRKSNIPVYKQIAFSIINAIQTGILKASMKLPGSRDLSQKLGVHRKTVIAAYEELYSQDWIVIIPRKHVYVSDQIPQLKPQGWKVGTNETPYKNSFDLPFKRIASENLLGLKNGSFLELIIDDGYPDVRLSPIDELLKNFRSSTGRKYAIRNAHIGIEQGTIPLRKELVQYLAETRGLNITEQNIVITHGAQMSIYLASQLLLNEGSTIIVGNPNYKAANATFLETGASLIEVKVDENGLDINEVEEHCRKYEITAVYVIPHHHYPTTATLSVERRIKLLELSKEFSFAIIEDDYDYDYHYSSSPYLPLASANHCGNVLYIGSFSKILDPSLRIGFMIASTNFINQCIALRKLIDVGGDGYMQNSLATLINNGELKRHVKKAKKIYQSRRDYLDVLLKSRLAKYIDYKLPTGGMAIWVQIKPQYSVGLLQEIPRVQLPKIFEEQNAFRFGFASMNKDELEASVVAIEMKFQTLDNK; the protein is encoded by the coding sequence ATGCTTCCGTTTGAACATATTGTCATTTTAGATAGAAAAAGTAATATACCTGTTTATAAGCAAATAGCTTTTTCAATTATTAATGCTATACAAACTGGGATACTGAAGGCTAGTATGAAGCTGCCTGGAAGTCGTGATTTGTCTCAGAAGTTAGGAGTGCATCGAAAGACTGTCATTGCTGCCTATGAAGAACTTTATTCCCAAGACTGGATTGTTATCATTCCTAGAAAACATGTGTATGTATCAGATCAAATACCACAATTAAAACCACAAGGGTGGAAAGTAGGAACTAATGAAACCCCTTATAAAAACTCTTTTGATCTTCCTTTTAAACGAATAGCATCAGAGAATTTGTTAGGATTGAAAAATGGCAGCTTTCTAGAATTAATAATTGATGACGGCTATCCTGATGTTCGATTATCACCTATTGATGAATTGTTGAAGAATTTCCGTTCTTCTACGGGGAGAAAGTATGCCATTAGAAATGCTCATATAGGGATAGAGCAGGGAACTATTCCATTGAGAAAAGAATTGGTTCAGTATTTGGCAGAAACAAGGGGATTAAATATTACTGAACAAAATATTGTAATTACTCATGGAGCGCAGATGAGCATATATCTGGCTTCGCAATTGCTTTTGAATGAAGGATCCACTATCATTGTTGGAAATCCAAATTATAAAGCTGCCAATGCAACTTTTTTGGAGACGGGGGCTTCTCTAATTGAAGTTAAGGTGGACGAAAATGGATTAGATATCAATGAAGTTGAAGAACACTGCAGGAAGTATGAAATAACAGCCGTTTATGTAATTCCTCATCATCATTATCCAACTACAGCGACCTTAAGTGTGGAACGCAGAATAAAGCTTTTGGAGTTGTCTAAAGAGTTTTCATTTGCTATTATTGAAGATGATTATGACTATGATTATCACTATTCTTCATCACCATATTTACCTTTGGCAAGCGCCAATCATTGTGGAAATGTATTGTATATAGGGTCTTTTTCTAAAATATTGGACCCTTCATTACGGATAGGTTTTATGATTGCATCCACAAATTTTATAAATCAATGTATTGCATTAAGAAAACTAATAGATGTAGGGGGGGATGGATATATGCAAAATTCTCTTGCCACTCTGATCAATAATGGGGAGTTAAAAAGACATGTGAAAAAGGCTAAGAAAATTTATCAAAGCCGTAGAGACTATTTAGATGTACTACTTAAGAGTAGGTTAGCTAAATACATTGATTATAAATTACCAACGGGAGGCATGGCTATTTGGGTGCAAATTAAACCTCAATATTCGGTAGGTTTACTTCAAGAAATTCCACGAGTTCAATTACCAAAAATATTTGAAGAACAAAATGCATTTCGATTTGGATTTGCCTCAATGAATAAGGATGAATTGGAGGCTTCAGTAGTTGCTATTGAAATGAAATTTCAAACATTGGACAATAAGTAG
- a CDS encoding GNAT family N-acetyltransferase codes for MCYTIKKASLEDLDETAELFDLYRIFYRQKSDLEKGKEFLKERILNGESDIFLAEIDNKAVGFVQLYKLFHYTKLQKQWLLSDLFVHPDFRGRGISIGLINESKNWCELTGACGLMLETEKTNTIGNTLYPRCGFSYDGTHNYYHWWR; via the coding sequence ATGTGTTACACTATCAAAAAAGCAAGTCTAGAAGATCTGGATGAAACTGCCGAACTTTTTGATCTTTACCGTATTTTTTATCGTCAAAAATCTGATTTAGAAAAGGGGAAAGAATTTCTAAAAGAAAGAATACTAAATGGTGAATCAGATATATTTCTTGCAGAAATAGACAATAAAGCAGTTGGCTTTGTCCAGCTATATAAATTATTCCACTACACCAAGCTCCAAAAACAGTGGTTACTAAGTGACTTATTTGTTCATCCCGACTTTAGAGGTAGAGGAATATCTATTGGCTTAATTAATGAAAGTAAAAATTGGTGTGAGTTAACTGGTGCCTGTGGTTTAATGCTTGAAACTGAAAAAACGAATACCATTGGAAATACCTTATATCCAAGATGTGGTTTTAGTTATGATGGTACGCATAATTATTACCACTGGTGGAGATAA
- a CDS encoding DUF1801 domain-containing protein produces MADVFFNYIDGLEKDSHKTLCNQLIVLIDEHLTYTERKVWHGHPVWFIDGNPIVGFSKQKKGIRLMFWSGADFDEITLNVRGDKYKDASVFYESEDEIVHSDVQRWLEKAVDIQWDYKNLIKRKGKLERLN; encoded by the coding sequence ATGGCTGATGTATTTTTTAATTATATCGATGGCTTAGAAAAGGATTCTCACAAAACGCTTTGCAATCAATTAATAGTTCTAATAGATGAGCATTTGACATATACGGAAAGAAAGGTGTGGCATGGGCATCCCGTTTGGTTTATAGACGGGAATCCAATTGTTGGTTTTAGTAAACAAAAGAAGGGGATCCGATTGATGTTTTGGAGTGGTGCTGATTTTGATGAGATAACATTGAATGTACGAGGTGATAAGTATAAAGACGCTTCTGTTTTTTATGAATCAGAGGATGAAATTGTACACTCTGACGTTCAACGATGGTTGGAAAAAGCAGTCGATATTCAATGGGATTATAAAAATCTCATAAAAAGAAAAGGAAAATTAGAACGCTTAAATTAG
- a CDS encoding VOC family protein, with protein sequence MNSSIYPCIWFNNTAKEAVLFYKDVFGDVQFIDTNERVVTFQIYGVKFMGLNGGDRYSPSPAVSYFVYCGNDEKKILNLYESLRVGGKVLMPLDTYDWSVKYAWVEDKYGVSWQLDIDAINNVQSIVPAFLFTNEKQSRVAEAVDFYTTIFSNSTKLMEYPSSGQPLIFAQFKLDHYIFNAMSGGEEKHDFDFTEGNSFVIECETQFEIDTYWNAFSKEGKESKCGWVRDRYGVWWQIIPSILKDLMKDPATNSSASSCMMSMGKFDIAALQKAVSNS encoded by the coding sequence ATGAATAGTTCAATTTATCCTTGTATATGGTTTAATAATACAGCCAAAGAAGCAGTCTTGTTTTACAAGGATGTTTTTGGAGATGTTCAGTTCATTGATACAAATGAGCGTGTAGTAACATTTCAAATTTATGGAGTTAAGTTTATGGGGTTAAATGGAGGAGATAGATATAGTCCTTCACCTGCTGTTTCATATTTTGTTTATTGTGGGAATGATGAAAAGAAAATTTTAAATTTATATGAAAGCCTTAGAGTGGGGGGGAAAGTACTAATGCCTTTAGATACCTATGATTGGAGTGTTAAATATGCCTGGGTTGAAGATAAATATGGTGTGAGTTGGCAATTAGATATAGATGCTATAAATAATGTGCAAAGCATTGTACCTGCCTTTTTATTTACGAATGAGAAACAATCAAGAGTGGCTGAGGCTGTAGATTTTTATACAACCATTTTCTCTAATAGCACTAAGTTGATGGAATATCCTAGTAGTGGACAACCTCTTATATTTGCCCAATTTAAATTGGATCATTATATATTTAATGCCATGAGTGGCGGAGAAGAAAAGCATGATTTTGATTTTACTGAAGGAAATTCGTTTGTTATAGAATGTGAGACTCAATTTGAAATAGATACCTATTGGAATGCCTTTTCTAAGGAAGGAAAGGAAAGTAAATGTGGTTGGGTTAGAGATAGGTACGGAGTCTGGTGGCAAATTATCCCCAGTATTTTAAAAGATTTAATGAAGGATCCAGCCACAAATTCAAGTGCAAGCTCATGTATGATGAGTATGGGTAAATTTGATATTGCAGCTTTGCAAAAAGCAGTCTCTAATTCATAA
- a CDS encoding SRPBCC family protein produces MKKKQYSIHINAPVEKVFTVMLGLEDKSTYEAWTALFNPSSTFEGSWNKGGKIYFVGSDEHGNRGGMIAEIEEHIPNKFISIRPYGILEGTKEIISGEKVDSWVGGHENYTFSEKDGVTTVLVEIDVVDEYADYFNNTYPNALEKLKEICE; encoded by the coding sequence ATGAAGAAGAAGCAGTATAGTATCCATATAAATGCACCAGTTGAGAAGGTATTTACTGTCATGTTGGGTCTGGAAGATAAAAGTACATATGAAGCATGGACAGCACTTTTTAACCCTAGCTCAACCTTTGAAGGTAGTTGGAATAAGGGAGGAAAAATTTATTTTGTTGGAAGTGATGAGCATGGTAACAGAGGAGGGATGATAGCTGAAATTGAAGAACATATTCCTAATAAGTTTATCTCTATTCGACCATATGGTATTTTAGAAGGAACCAAGGAGATTATCTCAGGCGAGAAGGTAGATAGTTGGGTGGGAGGTCACGAGAATTATACATTTTCAGAAAAGGATGGCGTAACTACAGTGTTAGTTGAAATAGATGTAGTAGACGAGTATGCCGATTATTTTAATAATACCTATCCTAATGCCTTGGAAAAACTTAAGGAAATATGTGAATAA
- a CDS encoding DinB family protein, protein MKILKKILIVLLVIIAIPLIMALFVSNEFKGENTVKINKPVQEVYDYVKYLDNQENFGVWFQMDPNMKTSSEGIDGTSGYTFKWVSDVVGNGSQTITSLTANDSVISSLDFGFGPPAKGYFHLKELGPSQTEVTWGVIGKSPYPWNLMGLFMDMNKDFVIGTQNLKKAVEAQKSPKTSMQELAGYYRETYENLLKSIAGLSESQLNFKPHKDRWSIAQCVEHLAITAPELFEYEKKALNAEENPERKAELKMKDEDIKSAMSNREKKAQAPEAMQPSTTAIDVRGRLNQLKNKNDEIISYLNTFTEEQLRNRILDAPFGAVDAYQFALFIPGHTVRHMLQIEEVKADVNFPQN, encoded by the coding sequence ATGAAAATCCTTAAAAAAATTTTAATTGTATTGCTAGTTATTATAGCGATTCCTTTGATTATGGCATTGTTTGTTTCTAATGAATTTAAAGGAGAAAATACGGTAAAGATTAATAAGCCCGTTCAAGAAGTTTATGATTATGTGAAATATCTCGATAATCAAGAAAATTTTGGTGTTTGGTTTCAGATGGATCCAAACATGAAAACCTCCTCAGAGGGCATAGACGGCACTTCGGGTTATACCTTTAAATGGGTAAGTGATGTAGTAGGAAATGGTTCTCAAACAATAACTTCCCTAACTGCTAATGATTCTGTTATTTCTTCTTTAGATTTTGGTTTTGGCCCACCTGCCAAAGGGTATTTTCATTTAAAGGAACTAGGCCCAAGCCAAACTGAGGTAACTTGGGGAGTAATTGGTAAGTCTCCTTATCCATGGAATCTTATGGGACTTTTTATGGATATGAATAAAGATTTTGTAATAGGAACTCAGAACCTTAAAAAGGCAGTAGAGGCTCAAAAAAGTCCTAAAACAAGTATGCAAGAATTGGCTGGATATTATAGAGAAACATACGAAAATCTATTAAAGTCTATAGCAGGACTTAGTGAATCTCAGCTTAATTTTAAGCCTCATAAAGATAGGTGGTCCATAGCTCAATGTGTGGAACATTTGGCAATTACGGCTCCTGAACTATTTGAGTATGAGAAGAAGGCTTTAAATGCGGAAGAAAATCCTGAGCGTAAAGCAGAGTTGAAAATGAAGGATGAAGATATTAAAAGTGCAATGTCCAATAGAGAGAAAAAGGCACAAGCTCCGGAAGCAATGCAGCCTTCAACAACTGCTATAGATGTGAGGGGCCGATTAAATCAACTAAAAAATAAGAATGATGAGATTATTTCCTATCTGAATACATTTACAGAAGAGCAGTTAAGAAATCGAATTTTGGATGCTCCCTTTGGAGCAGTAGATGCTTATCAGTTCGCTTTGTTTATTCCAGGACACACAGTTCGTCATATGTTGCAAATAGAGGAAGTAAAGGCCGACGTTAATTTTCCGCAAAATTAA
- a CDS encoding VOC family protein yields MTLNPYLNFDGNAEEAFRFYHSVFGGNFFIQKMGQSPGTENLSEEEKNRAMHVAISIGNSQHLMASDCISSQGHVLNQGNNNYISITPDSREEADTLFNGLSEGGTIEMPMADMFWGDYFGSFVDKFGVCWMINFPSAK; encoded by the coding sequence ATGACACTTAATCCTTATCTTAATTTTGATGGTAATGCTGAAGAAGCGTTCCGATTTTATCACAGTGTTTTTGGTGGAAATTTTTTCATACAAAAAATGGGTCAATCTCCAGGAACTGAAAATCTATCTGAGGAGGAAAAAAATAGAGCTATGCACGTAGCTATCTCTATAGGAAACAGTCAACATCTTATGGCTTCAGATTGTATATCGAGCCAAGGACATGTTTTAAATCAAGGTAATAACAACTATATTTCTATTACCCCAGATTCCCGAGAAGAAGCAGATACGTTGTTTAATGGTCTTTCGGAAGGGGGAACTATTGAAATGCCAATGGCTGATATGTTTTGGGGAGATTATTTTGGCTCGTTCGTAGATAAATTTGGAGTCTGCTGGATGATTAATTTTCCATCAGCTAAATAA
- a CDS encoding YggS family pyridoxal phosphate-dependent enzyme — translation MTKNETIISNLQDTLERIKKVCATIGRNPEEIKLLLATKTVPAEYIQTAIQSGQLLIAENKVQELKEKYDHLKNIYHINHFIGHLQTNKIKDILRYDVSCIQSLDRLDLAKKLQQRLLFENKTMEVLIQVNTSNEESKFGVRPAMVTELVQEVAHLDRLKIKGLMTIGLFSAEPEKVRGCFRLLKTIQQEINALQIPNVNLKELSMGMSNDLEIAIEEGATIVRVGTAIFGKRIYPDSYYWNEHGR, via the coding sequence ATGACAAAAAACGAGACAATTATTAGTAACCTTCAAGACACCCTTGAGAGAATTAAAAAAGTGTGTGCTACTATAGGTAGAAACCCAGAAGAAATTAAACTCCTACTAGCCACAAAAACAGTACCTGCTGAATATATTCAAACAGCCATACAAAGTGGGCAATTGCTAATTGCGGAAAATAAAGTGCAGGAACTTAAAGAAAAATATGACCACTTAAAAAACATCTACCATATTAATCACTTTATAGGTCACCTTCAAACCAATAAAATAAAAGACATTTTACGATATGATGTTAGTTGCATTCAATCTCTTGACCGGTTAGATTTGGCTAAAAAACTTCAGCAAAGATTATTGTTTGAGAACAAAACAATGGAAGTACTTATACAGGTAAACACTTCTAATGAGGAAAGCAAATTTGGTGTACGACCTGCAATGGTCACAGAACTAGTTCAAGAGGTAGCACACCTTGATAGATTAAAAATTAAAGGATTAATGACCATTGGGTTGTTTAGTGCTGAGCCAGAAAAAGTGCGAGGATGTTTTAGATTATTAAAAACTATTCAACAAGAAATTAATGCACTTCAAATTCCAAATGTGAATTTAAAAGAACTTTCAATGGGTATGAGTAATGATTTAGAAATTGCCATTGAAGAAGGAGCCACAATAGTTAGAGTTGGAACAGCCATTTTTGGTAAAAGAATATATCCAGATAGCTACTATTGGAATGAGCATGGCAGATAA
- a CDS encoding Crp/Fnr family transcriptional regulator: protein MKKELLSQVYRHPLISHDELMRIIAAHHKVSFKKGDYILKQGTISSNYMIMESGLMRSFAYDYKGNDITTDFFCNHEIIIDVLSLFKRIPTSENIQALTDCECWQIDFEIFQELFHSISGFSEWGRLWMTNSLFHFKQRSLEIVTISAKERYLQLIKEKPEVVLQAPLKNIATYLGITDSSFSRIRKEIS, encoded by the coding sequence ATGAAAAAAGAACTATTATCTCAAGTATATAGACATCCATTAATTAGTCACGATGAACTGATGAGAATTATTGCTGCTCATCATAAAGTATCTTTTAAAAAAGGAGATTATATACTAAAACAAGGAACTATTTCATCTAATTATATGATTATGGAAAGTGGTTTGATGCGCTCCTTTGCCTATGATTATAAAGGAAATGACATCACTACAGATTTTTTTTGTAATCATGAAATTATTATAGATGTTCTTTCGTTATTTAAAAGGATTCCGACTTCAGAAAATATTCAAGCCTTAACTGATTGTGAGTGTTGGCAAATAGATTTTGAGATATTTCAGGAACTTTTTCATTCTATAAGTGGATTTTCTGAATGGGGAAGGTTGTGGATGACTAATAGTTTGTTTCATTTTAAACAACGATCTCTTGAGATTGTTACAATTTCAGCTAAAGAGCGATATCTTCAATTGATTAAGGAAAAGCCGGAGGTTGTTTTACAAGCACCACTGAAGAATATTGCTACTTATCTTGGAATTACGGATTCATCCTTTAGTAGAATTCGTAAAGAAATTTCTTAA
- a CDS encoding SRPBCC family protein, producing the protein MGNKIITIDAHIINSMEKVWNFYTEPKHIVNWNFASYDWHCPEASNDLREGGTYFARMEAKDGSFGFDFTAIYDVVSLHDKLSYTLEDGRKVITLFSVEDGGIKVTTSFEAEDQNPLDMQKAGWQAILNNFKSYTETN; encoded by the coding sequence ATGGGAAATAAAATAATAACGATAGATGCTCACATTATCAATTCTATGGAAAAAGTGTGGAATTTTTATACTGAGCCAAAGCATATTGTCAATTGGAATTTTGCTTCTTATGATTGGCATTGTCCGGAAGCTAGCAATGACCTTAGGGAAGGAGGTACTTACTTTGCAAGGATGGAAGCTAAAGATGGAAGTTTTGGATTTGATTTTACGGCAATTTATGATGTTGTTTCACTTCATGATAAACTGAGCTATACTCTTGAGGATGGCAGAAAAGTAATCACGTTGTTTTCGGTTGAAGATGGAGGAATAAAAGTTACCACATCTTTTGAGGCTGAAGACCAGAACCCATTGGATATGCAAAAAGCAGGGTGGCAGGCAATTCTAAATAATTTTAAAAGTTATACTGAAACAAATTAA